A segment of the Bombus huntii isolate Logan2020A chromosome 14, iyBomHunt1.1, whole genome shotgun sequence genome:
GACAATAATTGGGAAGATTTTTCGAGGGTGCAAGAGAGATAGTTTATTcatgaaatttatggaaattagGAATGTTAGAGATAATTGGACGAATTgttgatattaaatattgttagaaagaaaattattgatTTGAATATTAACTATTACTGAAAGTTTTAgttatattcatttttattatatatatacaatatacagttaatatatatatacaatattatttacataatatatattgttttaGTTATATgcgttttattattatatatatatatacaatatgcagttaatatataatattttcaatatatagTTGAACAAAATAATGGAAACAACTCTTATATGTCTTTatcatgtatatgtatgtatatcccTTTATGTTATGTATAAGTATATGACGTATAAGAAGTGTCTCCATTATTTGTCCAACCtctgtataataattaaaacacaattattaatttaaataatagagGTCGTTGCAAAATGTTCCAAACTCTACTTTCACATTTACTCTTATGTTTCTCATACGATTCTCACAATTTCTTCATCTATGCCCATGAACCATCTATCTTGAAAAAATTTGCAGAAAAAGTGAAACACGCTGTATAAATGTCAGTTCCAATAAAATCGCCATATAAACACAAATCAAACCCACAAACTATACAAACAACGATCGACAACATCTAATTGCCTAATTACAAGGTACAAAATTGATCTTTAAATACAACTTGAACAGGTCTTTACCTGGACTCGGACAATCCTGCGAGGCACGTGGCAGTTTTTAACGAACAAACAGAAGAAGCAAGGTTCCTCGCCAAGTACGGATACGCGGTTCTTCAGGGCACCACGTTGTTCAGAAGAAAGTAAGAACACCGTATTTTACATCTTGCCTTCCGCAACTTTGCACTCTTATTTAATCTCGAAATTTCGACGACTCGTTTGCTCAAGATTCCCAAATACTCCGGCAGACTCGCTTCTGTCTCGTCGCAGTCAAAGCAATCCACTTCAACGTGGCTGCCCAAACAGAGGAGTTCCCAACTGTCCGGCGGCCAGTTTGAGATACAGAACGTCTGATGGAAGCTGCAATAACCTGCATCATCTATGGTGGGGCTCCGCCATGTCCACTATGCAAAGGTAATTCACTAAATGAAAATCACGGGAGTAATAGTAGTAAAAAGAAGTAGgaacgttataaattatatcctTTCGTGTTTCATAGACGAGCAATCTTAAAATACAATGATACAAAATTGATTGGCTATTATACGTTACTGTATCAATCTATTTTACATCGTTGTATTTTAGGATTGTTCTTCTATAAGACatgaaatatacagggtggttggtaactggtggtacaagcggaaattctacgcgaaaaaagaagtcgaaaatatagaataaaaatttttcgtttgaagttttgttttcgagaaaatcgactttgaattttcgctcggtacgcgtgcggtacgttataacgaatctcgctgtagatcgttgtctcgatggaaaaattaaaaaaaaaaaaatttttattctatattttcgacttctttttgtATAACGTACCACATCCCTACTTctctttttatattattatttggaatatatatatatagtgtaTATACTATTGGTAGTTTTATATCTGTAtctaatacaaaataatataaaattgtcaATTATATCACTCATCATATGTACAGATTATTGTATAATTGTACAGATATATCATTGTACagattatatattattatacaaaattgttTGGTAATTCATGTTATATTCAttagtaatttatattaatttctctcttcttacTTGATGTTTGTCACTTTCCTGGACGTTTCGAAGATGCCATTGGCTTGTCACGAAATTTCATAAGTTTATCGACTATTTCTAAAAGAGTTGCATCTTCATCGCAATTAGCGATATTCTCTTCTGGCTGTAAACTAGTACAAAAATTAGGGAATGAAGAAAATTGGGTCTGCGAATATCGTGTTTCCTGCCTGTGGTATATAAATGCAGTGACTTTAATTGAACGAATAATCTAAGCTTCAGGATTAATTTGACTAGGGAAAGATAATGAATTTGATGGATGTTCGTCAGGTTCCTGCCTTCGGTTTACGATGATGGCATTCAGAGTATCAGGAAATCGGTGACAGGAAGACCACTTCCTAGCGCAAGACTAGTGACCACGGTGATTCACGAGGACAAAGATGTCCCCTTGGAAGCTGTTACTCACATGCTCATGCAGTGGGGACAGTTTGTCGATCATGATTTAACAGGTGGGAATTTTCAGCAATTTTTGACAATGATAGTTCCGtacgattaattataattacgtttCCACAAGACTTCCTTAAAAAGTTCTACAATTTTACCAAATAAAATTCGTGCAAATCAAAGAATGATAGTGACTTGAAACTTGAGAGGAAACcaaatacataaatttaacGTTCCATTTTTCCAATGTGACTTTATTTAAAACGTTTTAGGAAATTAATTTGAGAATCTATTTAAATCAAAAAACGATAATCAGCGAACATTCAGAAGGAAACTAGAACTCTGTCGATTGAAACGTAATTATAGATTtccataaatttaatatctgaTTTTCCTAGTCAGAATTACTAAACAATATTGGAACCATCAAGATAGAAATTTTCTCATCTCATGTGCTCCCTTTAGCCACCGGGCAAGGCAGAGGATTTAATGGCTCTATACCACAATGTTGTCTGAAATTCGGATCCGGTTTCCAACCACCGGAATTCATGGTACATAATTGCACTTATAACTCGATCCTCCACCGCTCATTAATTGATTTTTCTAAGAGTAAAATATATCTCCACAGCATCCAGAATGTTTGCCAATATCAGTAAGCAAACACGATAATTTCTTCGGTCCTTTGGATGTTAAATGTTTAGAGTTCGTTCGAAGCGGCTCAGCACCGAAAGAAGATTGTGAATTTGGCCCCAGAGAGCAATTATCACAGGTGACAAGTTATCTAGATGCTTCTGTGGTATACAGCAACAGCGCCTTTCAAACAGACTCCTTACGATTATTTCGGAATGGTGAgactttattataaatttaatttatctaaAAATTCACTCAAGAACgatactttatatatatatatattttttttccttttatattttatattataaaatttggaagaagcCTAAGGCACCCAAagcgaattaaaattttaaaagagGACCActgttgtatatttttaattatatttaattaattaatttaataattcgtTTCCTTAAATTCACAGGTACAATGTTTCTCacccttttttccttttttttttaaatcaagcAACGAAAGTGAATTAAAACTTTGAAGAAGATCAGAATAAGTTTAATGTTAAGCTTGTTCAATTAGTAttcgtagaaaataatttcatccCGTtcgttttgaaaatttttatttatatcaatcTTAAAAATAGCCAATAAGAATAAGTTTCTTAACTTCgattaatatgtaatatttttacatgtaATATTATGTTCACAGGTTTATTGCAATATGGGAGGATTCAGTCGCAGAGACCGGTGCTACCTAAACTCGATGCCGATCTCTGTAGACGCGGATCATTATCCACGAATTGCTTCAAAGCTGGCGATGGTCGTCTCGGCGAGCAACCTGCCCTCACGTCTCTTCACGTAGCGTTTTTGAGGCTTCACAATAGAATCGCGACGAAACTTGCCGCGTTGAATGCTCATTGGAGCGACGAGAAACTATTTCAAGAATCCCGGAGAATCGTCGCGTCCATTGTCCAGCACATCACCTACAGAGAATTCCTGCCTATTGTTCTTGGTAAATTGAACGTTCAAATGGAAATCGAATTACTCGAACGATCCTGGTTCTTCTGATATCTATAACACTACGACGATTGGCTAACTCCGCCAAGAATTAACATCGAAATATAGTTTTGTTattttcgaagaaaattttctaatgTTATTTATGCATCGTCAAATAATAAATCCATAAGAGAACTCTTCGCAATGATAGTTGTGACGAGGATTTTCTTCGTGATTAAAATGTCCTATTTATCGTTTGATAGTTTCAATGTTAATCGGCTATTATCGAATATAAGGAACTTGATCGGTTAGTTATTATCGGATATCAGAATTGAGCATAGTTGAAAAAGGATGTAGAGATAGAAGTAACGGTGATCGAAACATTCCAGGTCAAGACGTGATGAAAATATTCGACCTCGAACTCTTAAAGAAAGGCTATTACGAAGGTTACGACCCAACAGTGAAACCAACTGTCGCGAATGCGTTTTCTACGGCTGCCTATCGCTTTGGTCACTCTCTAGTTCAACAGAGCTTCGTCCGATTTAACAGCGATCATCAGCCAATTTTCAACAGTCAGTATTCTATCTTGGAAAATCTTCTATCAAGAAATACAATGTACAAGGAATTTcctaattaaaatataaaaattgctaCATTAGAATGctagaaaatcacgatataaCATAAAGTACCAAAAGTTTCataatttcttcaatttaCAGATGTTTCCATCCACAACGAGTTCATGAACCCAGCAAACCTGGAAACAGCCGGCTCAGtggatcgtcttcttcttgGTCTGATCAATCAAAACGCCCAAAGAAGAGACGAGCACATAAGCGAAGAGTTAACCAACCATCTGTTTCAAACTCCAAGATTTCCCTTTGGAATGGATCTAGCTTCGATCAACATCCAACGAGGCAGAGATCATGGAATTCCCCCATATGTACGATGGCGAGAGCCCTGTGCTCTATCGCCGATAAAAAACTTTGACGATTTAGAGAGAGTTATGCCACCATCCACGGCTAGAAAGTTCAAATTAGTCTACTCGTCTGTCGAAGATATTGATTTATTCACTGGAGGACTTGCAGAGAAATCAGTGAAGAGCGGTTTAGTTGGACCCACGTTTGCTTGTATAATTGGCCAGCAGTTTAATAATATACGTAGAGGAGACAGATTCTGGTATGAGAATTCAAAGCAGGAAGGCAGTTTCACACCTGGACAGCTCCAACAAATCAGGAGAGTCACTCTAGCTCAAGTTCTTTGCTCAACTATGGATAGTATAGAGACTATACAACCATTTGTGTTCTTGACACAGGATACTCTGAAGAATCAACGTAGGCCTTGCAACGATTCTATTATTGGACAATTGAATTTAGAATCATGGGCAGAGAGAGGTCCAAAATTTAGAAGAGAAGGTATCattgataaaataaagaagtaCGCTTCAGTCAGTGCAACCACTTCAAAATCTACAGATTTATACTCTCATAACTTAAACCCTGCAAAAACAAGCGTTCAACAGCAGAACAGGATTGTCGTGAAGAAGCCTTTTGGTCCTGCAGATAATCTAACCATAGTTGTACAAAATAATGCAATTAATTCGCCTGTCTTTGTGAATGATGCTATCTATGGGTCCAATATAAAAGTGAATCCCTCGTTGGTCCAGGAAGTACAACAGAGACCAGTTTCTGAAGGATCTATGCCTATTCCAACTTATCTTCCAGCAAAACCTGTGATAATAGCGCATCCTCTAGGAAATCCTGCTTACCCTTATGTTCCATATGCTTTCAATGATCCCAATAATCCTAATCCTTTGAGCCAAGGATATAGACCTAGCTACTCTAGCGATGTTGTGTTTGATAGTTTTCCTGGAACCAGTCCAAGACCAACTTTGTACACTTATTATACCAACTTCCAAAAATTGACTACTCAGAAACCTTCTCAAGATGTGGATGcttatattacaaattataaaactCAGGACCATGGATCTAAACCAAGCTCGTGGACTAATTTACAATATCAGAGTCAACCATCGTCCAAACCAGTTTACAGTTCTACTCAGAGACCTCAAGATGTGGACgcatatattacaaattataaacCTCAGGACCATGGATCTAAACCAAGCTCGTGGCCTAATTCACAGTATCAGAGTCAACCATCGTCCAAACCAGTTTACAGTTCTACTCAGAGACCTCAAGATGTGGACgcatatattacaaattataaacCTCAGGACCATGGATCTAAACCAAGCTCGTGGCCTAATTCACAGTATCAAAGTCAACCATCGTCCAAACCAGTTTACAGTTCTACTCAGAGACCTCAAGATGTGGACGCACATGTTGCTAATTATAAGCCACATGATCATGGACCTGAATTGAATTCGTGGCCTAATTCACAGTATCAGAGTCAACCATCGGCCAAGCCTGTTTATGATTCGCCGGAGCACAATAATCAAGGACATGGAATCAATATTTGGCAGAAATTGCAATATAAGCCTGTGGTTTTGGTCGGTCAAACAGATTCTGGTAATTTACAGAGCTATGCACAAACTTCGAACCACCCACAGAGTTATCTAAAAGATTCTGAAGATACGTACATCAAACCTGCAAATAGCCAACATGATTACGtaaaagatttcgaaaatagGTATACCACGTGGTCTACCATCTCTTCTGATAAAAAGACTGAGGATACAATAGTAAATGATCCGCACTATAGACCTTATCAAGAACCAAATAGGAAGCCAATACAGAGTAGTTATGGATCAAATTATCAAATTGATTTCCCTGGCAGACCTACCGCAAGCTTAAACGACCAAGGAACCACCGTCCATCCTAACGCTTTCTATTTAAGTTCCTCTGCAAGACCAATTTCGAATAACGAATATAATAAAGAGTTCAGTAGCTGGCCTGCCAGTCAGAACGATTATGATATAGCGACTCACTCGACTCCTGTTTACAGACCAGCGCAGCATGTTAGCGATTATCAGACGAGTAAACCCGAGAACTCTTATCAGAATGTGCAACCTAAACCGTCGAAAATTCACAGCGTGACGATTATCACGGCGAGTCAAAGCGGAAAC
Coding sequences within it:
- the LOC126873406 gene encoding uncharacterized protein LOC126873406, whose amino-acid sequence is MEQESCIVRRGWKTTEKLLSEQFVRRVVLSGTTVPEDRESEQGKSGSEWRPLLRVVPSWRGHVAFSEDNDDDEGEIASQDPGEEEKRDECGRGEAYHEAVASDQFGGRAEPARTSSPIVNRQVYFRSGETFAFKTNGYSGSQNVGGLYELQGCELCRHHAAVKLGFRWRVRKRLLRIRKLLHNYKKSTGTRQGAVRLWQGDRQLASSRESRQALISVLLVLLSSGLSKSATNHETLRSSSAKVSSTLRPTNESTFDDRSNRDDDNSEAIETLFIPENLSQYEQILLYVRELFQGVEQSADLYDQEVPASLERNVTDSTSDEDRFSKLEERVREWNSPSDREEDEGKYPQRNPEGGVSLGTTVQDNRMDDVISTERNNYDAGYKGKTEPDEEDLLEAANFGLDAMKDLYTVKEPKLYSMGLYLDSDNPARHVAVFNEQTEEARFLAKYGYAVLQGTTLFRRKFPNTPADSLLSRRSQSNPLQRGCPNRGVPNCPAASLRYRTSDGSCNNLHHLWWGSAMSTMQRFLPSVYDDGIQSIRKSVTGRPLPSARLVTTVIHEDKDVPLEAVTHMLMQWGQFVDHDLTATGQGRGFNGSIPQCCLKFGSGFQPPEFMHPECLPISVSKHDNFFGPLDVKCLEFVRSGSAPKEDCEFGPREQLSQVTSYLDASVVYSNSAFQTDSLRLFRNGLLQYGRIQSQRPVLPKLDADLCRRGSLSTNCFKAGDGRLGEQPALTSLHVAFLRLHNRIATKLAALNAHWSDEKLFQESRRIVASIVQHITYREFLPIVLGQDVMKIFDLELLKKGYYEGYDPTVKPTVANAFSTAAYRFGHSLVQQSFVRFNSDHQPIFNNVSIHNEFMNPANLETAGSVDRLLLGLINQNAQRRDEHISEELTNHLFQTPRFPFGMDLASINIQRGRDHGIPPYVRWREPCALSPIKNFDDLERVMPPSTARKFKLVYSSVEDIDLFTGGLAEKSVKSGLVGPTFACIIGQQFNNIRRGDRFWYENSKQEGSFTPGQLQQIRRVTLAQVLCSTMDSIETIQPFVFLTQDTLKNQRRPCNDSIIGQLNLESWAERGPKFRREGIIDKIKKYASVSATTSKSTDLYSHNLNPAKTSVQQQNRIVVKKPFGPADNLTIVVQNNAINSPVFVNDAIYGSNIKVNPSLVQEVQQRPVSEGSMPIPTYLPAKPVIIAHPLGNPAYPYVPYAFNDPNNPNPLSQGYRPSYSSDVVFDSFPGTSPRPTLYTYYTNFQKLTTQKPSQDVDAYITNYKTQDHGSKPSSWTNLQYQSQPSSKPVYSSTQRPQDVDAYITNYKPQDHGSKPSSWPNSQYQSQPSSKPVYSSTQRPQDVDAYITNYKPQDHGSKPSSWPNSQYQSQPSSKPVYSSTQRPQDVDAHVANYKPHDHGPELNSWPNSQYQSQPSAKPVYDSPEHNNQGHGINIWQKLQYKPVVLVGQTDSGNLQSYAQTSNHPQSYLKDSEDTYIKPANSQHDYVKDFENRYTTWSTISSDKKTEDTIVNDPHYRPYQEPNRKPIQSSYGSNYQIDFPGRPTASLNDQGTTVHPNAFYLSSSARPISNNEYNKEFSSWPASQNDYDIATHSTPVYRPAQHVSDYQTSKPENSYQNVQPKPSKIHSVTIITASQSGNEVDRLENRVTSEVPRPLNTQIANDRAKRPGQYYYEKNVLHRYPDKMEDQPAYNAEQRHKSTSDEVSIDDTLIVASVRNQLIDGNGNNTDVKTMSQTRNESSDSTTSDDVDYGLGDAFSEETEIPPSYRTSHWLNPHEDTSLPSALEMPKIPSDKTSAAKELPKPMKLRNYAA